The Bacillus vallismortis genome window below encodes:
- the rhaM gene encoding L-rhamnose mutarotase: MKRKASIMFVRQDKYEEYKQRHDDIWPEMEEALKAHGAHHYSIFLDEETGRLFAYLEIEDEEKWRKMADTEVCRRWWKSMAPFMKTNPDFSPVSINLKEVFYLD, translated from the coding sequence TTGAAAAGAAAAGCCAGTATCATGTTTGTCCGCCAAGACAAGTACGAGGAATACAAACAGCGGCATGATGACATTTGGCCAGAAATGGAAGAAGCACTCAAAGCTCACGGAGCGCACCATTATTCCATTTTTTTAGACGAGGAAACAGGCCGGTTATTTGCTTATTTAGAAATAGAAGATGAAGAAAAGTGGAGAAAGATGGCGGATACAGAAGTTTGCCGGAGATGGTGGAAATCGATGGCGCCATTCATGAAAACAAATCCAGATTTCAGTCCTGTTTCGATAAATCTTAAGGAAGTTTTTTATTTGGATTAA